AGGAGCGTCCGGACCTCGGCCTCGCCGCCGATCCCCCACCCCCGGGCTTCTTCGATGTCCTCCTTCACGAAGCGAAGCAGCTCCGCCCCGTCGTCATCATCGCCGGTGTCGCCCGCGAGTGAGCGCAGGTGCGCGACCATCTTGGCCTCGAAGCGCTGGACGGCCAGCGCCGCGAAGGCATCCATCTGTGCCTTGCGGATGACTAACAACCTGTTCCTCCGGGATGGGAATGACGTGCGTGGAGAGCGGGGGGAACGAATGCGGAGTGATCGAGAAGGGGCGCCGGCGGTCTGAGGTCCAGCATGCGGAGCCGGCATCCACGCGAGCCTGGAAGGCCAAACCAATATAACCGGGTGTCAAGATGAGGCGTGCCGCGTGGGGGCGAGGCGGCCGGCTCCGGCTACGGGTCCGCGGCCACCAGCGCGATCGCGAAGCCGTCGTACCCCTTCACCCCCACCGTCTGGAGCGCCGTGGCGATCACGCGCGGCTCGGCCGCGGCCATCTCGTAGAAGCGGCGGACGCCCCGGACGGCGGGATCGTCGCTCCCGGCGTCGAGGATCGCTCCGTCGCGCACCACGTTGTCGGCGACGATCAGGCTGCCGCGGCGGGAGAGCCGGAGCGCCCAGGCGAAGTACTCCGGCATGTTCGCCTTGTCGGCGTCGATGAAGGTCAGGTCGAACGGGCCCAGGCCCTCGGCCTCGACCTGTGGCAGCGTCTCCAGCGCCGGCCCGACGCGCACGTCGACGACGTCCGCCAGGCCGGCGCGCGCGAAGTTGGCGCGGGCGACCTCGGCGTGCTTCGGGTCGGCCTCCAGCGTCACCAGGCGGCCGCCCGCGGGGAGCGCCCGCGCCAGCCAGATGGTGCTGTAGCCCCCCAGCGTGCCGAGCTCCAGGACGCTCTGCGCCCCCTGAACCCGCGCCAGCAGGTGCAGCAGCATCCCCTGGTTCGGCGCCACGGCGATCTGCGGCAGGCCGGCCGCGTCGCTGGCCTGGAGCGCCGCCTCCAGCGCCGGGTCCGGCGGCACCAGCAGGTCCGCGATGTACCGGTCGACCTCCGTCCACAGCTCCTGGTTCATCGATCCTGATTCATGGGTTGAGAGCCTGATCTGGACTTTATCCAAAAGTAAACAAAGGTGGCAGGCGAGTTGCGAACATGGGCTTGCATTCTTCCGCCAAGAAGAGGAGCAAGCCATGATCGAACTGCCTGCCACCATGCAGCGGGTCCTGGAGAGTTTCGCGCCGCTCTTCCGACCCGGAATCTGGCAGCGAGCCCGACTGCTGCTGATCGGAGCGCTGCTCTGCCCGGGCACTCGCACGGTGAGCGCGGCGCTGCGGGTGCTGGGACTGGCCCAGGAGCGCCACTTCCAGAACTACCACCGGATCCTGAGCCGCGTGCGCTGGTCGGCGCGCGAAGCCAGCCGAATCCTCCTTCTGCTCTTGGTCGCAGCCTTCGTGCCGCAGGACCAGCCGCTCATGCTCGGCATCGACGAGACGCTGGAGCGACGGCGAGGCAAGAAGATCACCGCCAAGGGGCTCTACCGCGACGCGGTGCGCTCCAGCCGCAGCGTGCTGGTGAAAAGCCACGGCCTGCGCTGGATCAGCGTGATGCTGCTGGCGCCCATTCCCTGGGCGAATCGCGTCTGGGCGTTGCCTTTCCTGACGCTGCTGGTGCCCTCGGAACGCTACTGCCAGGAGCGGGGCCTGAGGTACAAGCGGCTCAGCCATTGGGGTTGGCAGGCACTCCTGTTGGTCCGGCGCTGGATCAAGAAGCGGCCGATCGTCGCCGTGGGAGACCAGAACTACAGCGCCATCGAGCTGCTCCACGCTACGTGGCGCGTGTGTGTGACGGTCGTCACCCGCCTGCGCATGGACGCAGCCCTCTACGATCCGGCTCCATCGCCCGAAGAATTCCGCAAGCGGCATCCCCGCGGCCGGCTCCCGAAGAAGGGCGCACGCCAGCCCACGCCGCAGGAACGGCTGCACGATCCCAACACCCGCTGGCAGACGCACCGGGTGCGCTGGTACGCAGGCGAGGAGCGCGAGGTGGAGATCGCCACGGGCACGGCCGTCTGGTTCCACAACGGGCTTCCCCCCGTGCCGGTGCGCTGGGTGCTGGTGCGCGATCCGCAAGGGGAGTTCGAGCCCGTGGCCCTGGTTTGCAACGACCAGGCGGTCACGGCCGAGCAGATCGTGGAGTGGTTCGTCCTGCGCTGGCAGGTGGAAGTCACCTTCCAGGAGGTGCGGGCTCATCTGGGCGTGGAGACTCAGCGCCAGTGGTCCGAGCCCGCCATCGCCCGCACCACCCCCGTGCTGATGGGCCTGTACTCCCTGACCGCCCTCCTCGCCCACGCCGACCTCGGTACGGCTGCCCTGCCCGTGCGCCGCGCTGCCTGGTACCACAAGCAGAGCGCCACCTTCTCCGACACCCTCGCCTGGGTCCGGCAGAGATTCTGGCCGGCAACGATCAACCTCACATCCCACTGCGGAACGGATGTCTTGATGATTCCGCGAAGTTTGCTTGAACGCTTCACAGACACCCTCGCCTTTGCGGCGTAAAGGGATAAAGTCGAGATGATACTAGATCCGGATAAACAGCTTGGCTATCGGGGGATGAAGCGAGCAGGCATCCGTGCCGCTACCGCGCCCAACCTACCTGGCAGGGTGAGAAGATTCTTCGGCCCTGCGGTCATCCGTGCGAATGCCGGTCCTGTGTGATCGGGCCTCAGAATGACAGCAAACACCAACTGATTTTCCGGATTCCGTATGACTGGTCGCGCAAGCGTGGGCCATGGCACTGAGCCTCAGTAAAGTACCCTCTCCCGAAGTTGGGTTGGGTGGCGGCGCGGCAGCGGCGCCGGGTGAGGGCTACCCCCCGCCCTGCGTGACGATCAGGAACACGTCGTAGAGCGCGTGCGTCCAGGCGGCGATCCCGAAGCCGCGGGCGATGAAGAGCACGCTGAAGGCGAGCCCGGCCAGGAAGCGGAAGGTGAAGGACGAGAGCTCCCACGGGTAGGCGTACGGCCCCACGTAGTGGAACGCCGAGAAGAGCAGCGCCGCCAGGAGCGCCGCGTACACCCGCGACGGCGTCCTGCCGAGCCCCGCGTGCAGGAACACGTACAGCAGCCCGCCCACCAGCAGCACGCGGAACACCAGCTCCTCGTAGATCCCCGCCCCCAGCGACAGCACGACGCCCTGCGCGAGCGGCAGCCGCTGCATGGCGCCGCCGTCCGCCGCCAGGCCCAGGCCCCCCATCCCCAGCACCCAGCTGGTGAGCCCGCCCACCACGAAGCCGAAGAGCAGCGCGTACACCACGCTCTCCGCCAGCATCCCGGCGAACACGTGCCCCTCCAGCGGCACCCGCGCGCGCCGCCGCTCCCTGGCGATCAGCACCGCCGCGCCCAGGGCCAGGAGCGCGGTGAGCGCCAGGGTGCCGTGCAGGCCGCCCGCCCCCAGCAGGGTGCGCAGCAGCACGTCGGCCCCGTTGCGCATCCCGCCGGCGCGGTCGGCCATCAGCGCCGCGCCGGCCTCGTAGAGCACCAGCAGCGGCAGCGCGAACAGCAGCGAGTAGCTGTGCTTCCGGGTGAGCTCGAAGTAGCCGGGCATGGGCGGAAAGCTAGCGGGAGCGCCGCCCTCGCGCGACGCGGCGGGCATAACTGGCCTGCCGATTGCGAGTTGCGGCGCGCGTGAAGACTCGTCGCGTGGCGGTGTTGAACGCCGCGCGGCCTCGAAAAGTTTCCCGGAGCGGCCGTTTGGGTGGAACGAGAGGTGAGGGGCGCGGCGTCTCGCGCACTGGGATTCTGGTCGTCGTGGCGGCGCTGGCGGGCGGCTGCGGCCTGCTCGGCGGCGCCGAGCCGCAGGAGTCGCCTGCCGAAATCGCCGCGCGCACCGAGGCCGACGAGCGCATCCAGCGCGAGGTGGAGGCGCGCCTGGCCGCCGAGCCCTCCCTCGGCGCCGGCCGGGTGCGCGTGGACGTGCAGCGTGGCGAGGTGGGGCTCCACGGCGAGGTCGTCGGGATGGGCGCCCTCCAGTGCGCCGTCGCCAACGCCGAGCTGGTGCGCGGCGTCCGTCTCGTCATCGACCACATGGTGCTGCGCCCCGGCCCCCGCACCGTGCAGTGCCTGGCCCCCCGCAACTTCGCCGCGACCCGATGACCGAATACAAGTCGGCAGGTTGACCCGACGTTGTCTTGCTGTATAATACCATAGGTTTTGCTATGGTGATGATTCTCATGATGTCTATGAACGAATCCACTCTTGACCCGGACCTGGCGGAGCTGATTGCCGAGGCATCGGACACCTACGCTCCGTCTCAGGCCGAGCTCGCGGCAGAGATCGGCGTGCGACCGCTGGCGCTCACCACCTGGCGCCGCGGTCGGAGCCGGCCTACCGCGGAACACCTGCGCGGAATGGCGAACGCGCTGGAAAGCCGCAGTGAGCGGCTACGAAATCTCGCTGCCCGGCTCGCCGCGCGCGCCGCAGGGCAAGGGAAGCTCACGCGCCCGCGGCGCCGGATGCCCGGCGAACGCCGCGAGGCCGACCTGCGGACGGCCGAGCTACTCGCTTCGCGGATCGTGGCCGAGGGGGGAGGCCGGGTGCTGCGGGTGATCTTCTACGGCTCCCGCGCGCGGGGCGCGCCTCGTTCGCCCGCGAGTGACTGGGACTTCCTGGTGGTGCTGAAAGACGGGATCGGCGACGTCGAGGCGGAGGAGCGCCGGTTGAAGCAGGCGGCGCTCAGTGCGCTCGAGGCGACCGGCACCTCGGCGGCAGGCGCGGAACGGGACGTCCGCCTGGACATCTGGCCGATCGAACGGGGCGAGTGGGAAACCGCGCGCCGCCTGCCCGGCCACACGGCTCGCACCGCGGACCGGGAGGGGGTGGTGCTGTATGCCGCTGGATGACGCCCTCCGGGCCTGGGTCCAGCGGTGGGTCAGGCTGGCGGAGGGTGACCTGGAGATGGCCCGACTGGGCCTCGGCAGCGACACCTTCGACGTGTACGAGCTGGTCGGCTTCCACGCGCAACAGGCGGTGGAGAAGTTCGTCAAGGCGTACCTAGCCGGAAACGCGGTCGAGTTCGAGGACCAGCACGACATCGACTACCTCCAGCGCCTGGTCCGGAGCGTCGACGTCGGCCTGGCCGCGAAGATCGACCCCGCCGCCGCGCTGAACCGCTATGCCGTCGGAACGCGCTATCCCGGGCGGTATCCGGTGGTGACACGCGAGCAAGCGGAAGCCGCGATCAGGATCGCCGAGTCCGTGCGGGCGGAAATCCTGCCGCTCCTCGATGCGCTCGGCCAGCCTCCGCGTGGATCGCTGCGGGACCGGCCGCGCCGGAAGCGGAGCGGAGGAGATGCGTGACCGGCGGCCCGAACGTCGTTAGATTCGAGGCGTTCCCGCCACCCCGGAGCCGTCCGCTTGCCCGCACGCCGCACCCGCCGCTCGTCCATCCGCCGCTCCGTGGCCCGCCGCAAGAGCCGGCGCGCGCCGCGGCTGCGTATCGGTAGACGCGGGTGGATGCTCATCGCGCTGATCGCGCTGGTGGCGGCGATCCCGCCCGCGCGGCACGTGGCGCTGAGGGTGGCGGAGGCGGTCGGCGAGGCGGTGGAGACGGCGCGGGCGGCCGAGGCGCGCGAGCGAGTGGTGGACGCGTACGCGCGGCGCTACGGGATCGAGCGGGAGCTGGCGGGCGCCATCGAGCGCGCCGCGCGGACCGAGGACGTGCCGGTGGACCTGGCGTTCCGGCTGGTGCGGGTGGAGAGCGCCTTCCGCGAGCGCGCGGTGAGCCCGGTGGGCGCCGTGGGCCTCACGCAGCTCATGCCCGCCACCGCCGCCGAGCTGCAGCCGGGGATCTCGCGCGAGCGGCTCTTCCAGCGCGACACCAACCTGCGGCTGGGCTTCCGCTACTTCCGCCGCCTGCTGCGCCTGTACGACGGCGACCGCGAGATGGCGCTGCACGCCTACAACCGCGGCATGGGCACCGTCGCGCGCATCCGCTCGGCCGGCGGCGACCCCGCCAACGGCTACGCCGACAAGGTCCTGGGCGGCCCCGGCGCCTCCCCCGTCCGCCGCCTCCCGCCCGACAGCCTCGCGGCGCCCGCCGTCCCCTCGCACGAGCTCGGCCCCGCCCGGCTGCCGGCGGGGATGTGAGCGAACGGCGCGATACACGAATCAAAGCCGCGGAGAACAGATTCCTCTCCGCGGCTTTTGCATCCTCCTCGCGGAAGCCGGGGCCGGTCTCTACTTCCCCCGCATCGCCCGGAACGCGGTCTTGAGGGTGTCGCGGGGGATGCGGGTGAGGCCGTTGAACTCGCCGCCCGAGGCGATCCACTCGCCGCCGTCGATGGCGACGCACTCGCCGTTGATGAAGCCCGCGCCGTCGCTCACCAGGAAGGCGGCCAGGTTCGCCAGCTCCTCGTGCTCGCCGAAGCGCCCCGCCGGGATGCGCGCCTTCGCCTCGGCCTCCAGCTCGGGCGTCGGCATCAGCGCGTTCCAGGCGCCCTGGGTGGGGAACGGCCCCGGGGCGATGGCGTTGCTGCGGATGCCGTACGCCGCCCACTCCACCGCCAGCGAGCGCGTCATCGCCAGCACCCCCGCCTTGGCCGCAGCCGAGGGGACCACGAACGCCGAGCCCGTCCAGGCGTAGGTGGTGACGATGTTCAGCACGCTCCCGCCCGCGCCGCGCTCGATCATCCGCCGCCCCAGCGCCAGCGTGGCGTGGAACGTCCCGTAGAGCACCGTCTGCACCACCGCGTTGAAGCCGCCGGGCGAGAGGTCTTCGGTGGCCGCCAGGAAGTTCCCCGCCGCGTTGTTCACCAGCACGTCCGCCCCGCCGAAGCGCTCCGCCACCGCCGCGGCCATCGCCTCCACCTGGGCGAAGTCGCGCACGTCGCAGGGCACGGTGAGCACTCGCTCGCCCGAGGGGTCGATCTCCCGCGCCGCGCCCTGCAGCCGCTCGGCGCTCCGGCCGGTGATCGCCACCCGGGCGCCGAGAGCGGCGAACTTCTTCGCCATCGAGAGGCCGAGCCCCGAGCCGCCCCCCGTCACCACCACCGCCTTCCCCGCCAGCAGGTCGTCGCGGAACACGTCCGTCTCCTCTCGTCACCTGTGAAAGCGGGCGCGGCCGTCGGCCCGCCCGCCCCGTCGCCGCCGCCCGAACGCGTCAGAGTACGCCCGGCCCGCCCGCGGCGCCATAGCGCCCCCGGTGGCGCCGCGAGCGGGGACGGGGTTAGCTTTCCCGACGATCTCCAGGCGGTGTACTCCATCTCGGCTCTCGACATGCGCTTCCGCCTTCCGCCGCTCCGCCGGGCGGCGCTTTCCGTCCTCGCCCTGGCGCCGCTCGCCGCGGCCGCGCCCGCCCGCGCGCAGGGGCCCGCCGCGCCCGCCGACGACGGGCTCCGCATCGTGCTGCTCACCATGGGGCCGGGCGACGCGGTGTGGGAGAAGTTCGGCCACAACGCCATCTGGGTGCACGACCCGGCGCGCGGCACCGACCTGGCCTACAACTACGGGATGTTCGACTTCGCGCAGGAGAACTTCCTGTCGAACTTCATCAAGGGCCGGATGTGGTACTGGATGGAGGGGTTCGACGCCGAGCTCACCCTGAGCCACTACCGGGCCCAGAACCGCAGCGTGTGGGCGCAGGAGCTGAACCTGACGCCCCAGCAGGCGGCGGCGATGCGCGACTTCCTGGAGGCCAACGCGCTGCCGCAGAACCGCTTCTACCGCTACGACTACTACCGCGACAACTGCTCCACCCGCGTGCGCGACGCGCTGGACCGCGTCCTGGGCGGCGCGCTCCGGGCGGCGTCGGGGAGCGCGCCCTCGGGCACCACCTACCGCTGGCACACGCGGCGGCTGACGGCGGACGCCGGCGACGTGGCGACGTACACCGGGCTGGAGGGCGGCCTGGGCCCCAACGCGGACCGGCCGATCTCGCGCTGGGAGGAGATGTTCCTGCCGATGAAGCTGCGCGACGGCGTCCGCGCGGTGCGGGTGCGCGACGCGGCCGGCAGCGCGGTGCCGCTGGTGCGCAGCGAGCGGGTGCTGTTCGAGGCGGCGCGCCCGCCGGAGCGCAGCGGCCCTCCCTCGCGGTGGATGGCCGGCTACCTGGTGGCCGGGCTGGCTCTGGCGGGGGCGCTGCTGCTGCTGGCGTCGCGCGTGGCGCGCAGCCGCCTGGCGCGCTTCGGCTTCTCGGCGCTCGCGGCGCTCTGGCTGCTGTTCGCGGGGACGGGCGGGTGGATCCTGGTGGCCCTGTGGGCGTTCACGGACCACGAGATCGCCTACCGCAACGAGAACATCCTGCAGCTCTCGCCGCTGGCGCTGCCGCTGGTGCTGCTCCTTCCCGCGCTGGCGTACGGCGCGCGCTGGGCGGGGCGCTGGGCGGAGCGCCTGGCGCTGGCCGTGGCGGCGCTCTCGGTGCTGGGCTTCGTGCTGCAGGTGCTCCCCGGGCTCGACCAGGTGAACGGGGAGATCATCGCGCTGGCGCTCCCGGTGAACCTGGCCCTGGCCTGGATCGCCCGCCGCCTGGCCGCCGCGCTCCCGCCGCGCGAGGCGGCGCCGAGGCGCGCCCCGGCACCGCGGCGGGCGGCCGCGGCGGCGTAGGAGGCCCTCTCCCGGCGCCGCTACCGCGTCGCCACCCTCTCCCAACTTCGGGAGAGGGTACTTTACGGATCGGGCGCGGTTGAAGCCTCGCGGGGTTTGCGAGGCTTTCCGTAGTTCCAGCGGGCGGCTTCAGCCGCTCGTGATCGGTCGACGAGGCTCGGACGACGAGGGAGACGGATGGAGGCACAGGTCTTCGGGACGAAGAGCTGCAACGAGACGAAGAAGGCGCTGCGCTTCTTCAAGGAGCGCCGCATCAAGACGCACTTCGTCGACCTTAAGGAGCGCGCCGCCTCGCCGGGCGAGCTGAAGCGCTTCGCGCAGAAGTTCGGGTGGGAGGCGCTGCTGGACCGGCAGGGGAAGCGCTTCCGCGAGCGCGGGCTGCACGCGGCGCACGTCCCCGAGTCGCGCATCCCCGCGCTGCTGGAAGACGACCCGTTCCTGCTGGTGACGCCGCTGGTGCGCTCGGGCAACCTGCTGGCCGTGGGGTGGGACGAGGGGCGCTGGCGCGAGTGGGTGAAGGCGGCGCCCTGAGGTGAGGATCGTCCGCGGCAGGTGGGCCGGGCGGGACCTCGTCTCGCCCCCGGACCGGCGGGTGCGCCCCACCGCCGAGCACGTGCGCGACGCCTGGCTCACGCTGCTGGAGCCGCTGCTGCCGGGCGCGCGCGTGCTGGACCTGTTCGCCGGCACCGGCGCGCTGGGGCTGGAGGCCCTGTCGCGCGGCGCGAAGACGGCCGACTTCGTGGAGACGCGCCCCGCCAGCCTGCACGCGCTCCGGGCCAACGTGGCCGCGCTGCGTGTGCGCGAGAAGACGCGCATCTTCAAGAAGGACGCGCTCCCCTTCGCCGCGGCGCTCCAGGAGGGCAGCTACGACCTGGCCTTCGCCGACCCGCCCTACCAGTCGCGCCAGCTCGACCGGCTGATCGAGACCTGGCTGCGCACCCCCTTCGCCGCCGTGCTCGCCGTGGAGCACGCGCACGACCACGCCCTCCCCCCCGGCGGCGAGCGCCACCCCTTCGACGAGACCGCCGTCACCGTCTACCGGGCCGGGTAGGCTACCACCGGAACTGTGCCCGCGCGGGCACGGGAGAGATCCTCGTCGGGCGCCGTGTTGTAAACATTTGCCTGAAACAACCCGAAAGGGTCTGAAAACAACAAAACACAACCGCAGTTTCTAAATTATTGGTCTTCAAAGGGTTGACGAACTTCCTCGGCGGTGCCAACATACGTTTGCCGCAGCGTGGCCACGCCTCGGGACCTCCCAACCTCCTCCACCCACCGCAGGAGCGTTCCCCATGCGTTACCGCCCGTTCAGACTCGCAGCCGCCATCCTGTCGCTCGCCGCGCTCTCGGCCTGCGCCGACGCCGTCGTGCAGCCGCAGATGGACGGCGAGCTGCAGGCCCGCGCCCTGATGCAGGAGCCCGACTACGAGCAGCCGATCGACCAGCCGTGCTACGACGTCTCCTGCGAGCCGCAGCCGTGCTACGACGTCTCCTGCGAGCCGGAGCCCTGCTACGACTGCTACTACGTCCCGCCCTTCGATCCGCCGCCGGCGCCGTACACCACGGCGGACGTCCCGCTCATCTACGGCGGGTTCAACTGGCAGACGCAGACGTGCAACCAGATCGCGCACGTGAAGATCGCCTTCAGCAACGACGTGGTGCGCGGGACCACGCTGTACGTGGGCGGGGTGGTGGTGAGGGGGGCGTACTCGAACGTGTACTTCTACGACGTGAACGGGCAGCTGGTGAAGACGCACGCCACCCAGCGCGCGCGCGACAACTGCGTCATCCACCACGAGCCCGAGGCGATCAGCACCTGGGACCTGGCCCCCGGCTACTACTACATCTACGCCTCGTACTGGTCGCTGGTGAACTACGGCTACGAGTCCACCTACGGGTGGCCCACGGGCATCGTCGGCCGGAAGATCGCCACCATCCGCATCCGGTAGGAACATCCGGAGGACCGGTGACGACGAAGCTCCCGCGGTCGGCTCCGCGGGAGCTTCGGTTTTGTCGGGATGCACTTCGCACTTTTTCCCAGACGCGCGTTGCGTCGGCGGAAGCGAGGAAGCCTCACCCGTGCACGCGCGGGCGCGAAGTCCCGTGCGTGTGCTGGTGAGGCTCCCGTGCATGTCCCGCCGACGGTCTTCTTCCGCCCTCGCGCCGCCACCCTCCCTTCCGAGTTGGGGAACGGGCGCGAAGGCGGCGGAAGCCTGCCGCTTACTCGTCCCAGCCGCGGCCGCGACCGCGGTCGCGGTCGGAGTCGGAGTCGTCGCGGCGGCCGCCGCCGCGCCGGCCGGGGTCGTCCCGGCGGCCCCCGCCGCGGTTCTCGTAGCCGCGCTCGCCGTAGCCGCCGCCGCGCCCGCCGCCTCCACCGTAGCCGCCGCCTCCTCCGCCGTAGCCGCCGCCGTACCCGCCGCCGCTGCGGCTGTAGCCGCCCTCGCCGCGGCCGAAGCCGCCGCCCTCACCGCCGCGCCCGTAGCCCCCCTCCGGGCGGCCGCCGTAGCCGCCCGCCGGCGGGCCGCTGAACTCGGGCTGCCGCTCGGCGTCTTCGGGCGCGTCCAGGCGCACCACGTTGTACGCCTTCAGGCCCTTGGGCTCCTGGATGATCTCGAACTCAACACGCTCGCCTTCGTTCAGCGTCTTGAAGCCAGATCCGGAAATCCCGCTGTGGTGCACGAATACGTCGGAGCCGTCCTCCTTGCGGATGAAGCCGTACCCTTTCTCCGCGGAGAACCACTTCACCGTCCCGCTCGAGCGTGTCATGTTGCTAACCCTGGGTCCCGTGTAGAGGGTGGAAGGGAGGGTACATCGGGAGGGGGAGACGACTGCACGGATCGTTCCCGCGCCCGGCGCGGTTCGGCCCGAAAAGCCGCGCCCCAGGCCGCAGTTCGGCTGAAGTTTAAGACGTCGAAGAGCTTATCTTCGATGCTAAAAAATTCTTCCCGCCGCGCGCGTCGCGAAACCGCGCCCGGGCGGGGCGGAGGGAGTGGGGCGGGCGCGCCTCTGGTGGGGAGAAGCAGGTGCGGCGCAACGGCGACAGCGCCGTTCCGCTGCATCGTTTCGTGGCAGGATTGGAACGCCGGAAGGGGCGCGCCGGGCGCGCGCCCGCTCGCGGAGGTCCTACTTATGACGATAGGTAATGCGGCCGCGCGAGAGGTCGTAGGGCGACATCTCGAGCTTCACGCGGTCGCCCTCCAGCACGCGGATGTTGAACTTCGACATCCGCCCCGCCGCGTAGGCCAGCACTTCGTGGCCGTTGTCGAGCTTCACGCGGTAGTTGCGGTCGGGGAGGACCTCGGTGACCACCCCTTCCATCTCGAACGCTTCCGTCTTCGCCATCCAGTGCTCCTATGGGCTTGCCAGGCCAGGCCGGAAGAACGACGCGGCGCACGGAGCCCCCGCACGCCGCCCACCGGCCGGACCGCGAGGGGTCCGCGCATGGCGGAAACATAAGCGAAAGCGCGGAACTGCGGAAGTGCGAAAGTGCGTGAGTGCGAAAGTGCGAAAGTGGTCGGTCATCTCACTTCACGGTGCCGGCGCGACGAGCGGTTTCCCTCCGCGATTCGCCCGCCGCGACGAGCCGCCGTTTCACTTTCGCACTTTCGCACTTCGCACTCTCGCGCTTCCCTACGGCGTCGCCGTGTCCACCTCCACCGCGGGGGCGGGGTCGACCGCGCCGCCCCCGCGTAGGAACGTCCACGCCAGGTACCCGAGCGCCAGGAGCAGCAGCAACAGCAGGATCCACACGAGCGGGCTGCGCGGCCTGCGCTCG
This region of Longimicrobium sp. genomic DNA includes:
- a CDS encoding O-methyltransferase, with translation MNQELWTEVDRYIADLLVPPDPALEAALQASDAAGLPQIAVAPNQGMLLHLLARVQGAQSVLELGTLGGYSTIWLARALPAGGRLVTLEADPKHAEVARANFARAGLADVVDVRVGPALETLPQVEAEGLGPFDLTFIDADKANMPEYFAWALRLSRRGSLIVADNVVRDGAILDAGSDDPAVRGVRRFYEMAAAEPRVIATALQTVGVKGYDGFAIALVAADP
- a CDS encoding transposase; protein product: MIELPATMQRVLESFAPLFRPGIWQRARLLLIGALLCPGTRTVSAALRVLGLAQERHFQNYHRILSRVRWSAREASRILLLLLVAAFVPQDQPLMLGIDETLERRRGKKITAKGLYRDAVRSSRSVLVKSHGLRWISVMLLAPIPWANRVWALPFLTLLVPSERYCQERGLRYKRLSHWGWQALLLVRRWIKKRPIVAVGDQNYSAIELLHATWRVCVTVVTRLRMDAALYDPAPSPEEFRKRHPRGRLPKKGARQPTPQERLHDPNTRWQTHRVRWYAGEEREVEIATGTAVWFHNGLPPVPVRWVLVRDPQGEFEPVALVCNDQAVTAEQIVEWFVLRWQVEVTFQEVRAHLGVETQRQWSEPAIARTTPVLMGLYSLTALLAHADLGTAALPVRRAAWYHKQSATFSDTLAWVRQRFWPATINLTSHCGTDVLMIPRSLLERFTDTLAFAA
- a CDS encoding CPBP family glutamic-type intramembrane protease; amino-acid sequence: MPGYFELTRKHSYSLLFALPLLVLYEAGAALMADRAGGMRNGADVLLRTLLGAGGLHGTLALTALLALGAAVLIARERRRARVPLEGHVFAGMLAESVVYALLFGFVVGGLTSWVLGMGGLGLAADGGAMQRLPLAQGVVLSLGAGIYEELVFRVLLVGGLLYVFLHAGLGRTPSRVYAALLAALLFSAFHYVGPYAYPWELSSFTFRFLAGLAFSVLFIARGFGIAAWTHALYDVFLIVTQGGG
- a CDS encoding BON domain-containing protein, which produces MGGTRGEGRGVSRTGILVVVAALAGGCGLLGGAEPQESPAEIAARTEADERIQREVEARLAAEPSLGAGRVRVDVQRGEVGLHGEVVGMGALQCAVANAELVRGVRLVIDHMVLRPGPRTVQCLAPRNFAATR
- a CDS encoding helix-turn-helix domain-containing protein, producing the protein MVMILMMSMNESTLDPDLAELIAEASDTYAPSQAELAAEIGVRPLALTTWRRGRSRPTAEHLRGMANALESRSERLRNLAARLAARAAGQGKLTRPRRRMPGERREADLRTAELLASRIVAEGGGRVLRVIFYGSRARGAPRSPASDWDFLVVLKDGIGDVEAEERRLKQAALSALEATGTSAAGAERDVRLDIWPIERGEWETARRLPGHTARTADREGVVLYAAG
- a CDS encoding HEPN domain-containing protein; protein product: MPLDDALRAWVQRWVRLAEGDLEMARLGLGSDTFDVYELVGFHAQQAVEKFVKAYLAGNAVEFEDQHDIDYLQRLVRSVDVGLAAKIDPAAALNRYAVGTRYPGRYPVVTREQAEAAIRIAESVRAEILPLLDALGQPPRGSLRDRPRRKRSGGDA
- a CDS encoding transglycosylase SLT domain-containing protein, which gives rise to MPARRTRRSSIRRSVARRKSRRAPRLRIGRRGWMLIALIALVAAIPPARHVALRVAEAVGEAVETARAAEARERVVDAYARRYGIERELAGAIERAARTEDVPVDLAFRLVRVESAFRERAVSPVGAVGLTQLMPATAAELQPGISRERLFQRDTNLRLGFRYFRRLLRLYDGDREMALHAYNRGMGTVARIRSAGGDPANGYADKVLGGPGASPVRRLPPDSLAAPAVPSHELGPARLPAGM
- a CDS encoding SDR family oxidoreductase — protein: MFRDDLLAGKAVVVTGGGSGLGLSMAKKFAALGARVAITGRSAERLQGAAREIDPSGERVLTVPCDVRDFAQVEAMAAAVAERFGGADVLVNNAAGNFLAATEDLSPGGFNAVVQTVLYGTFHATLALGRRMIERGAGGSVLNIVTTYAWTGSAFVVPSAAAKAGVLAMTRSLAVEWAAYGIRSNAIAPGPFPTQGAWNALMPTPELEAEAKARIPAGRFGEHEELANLAAFLVSDGAGFINGECVAIDGGEWIASGGEFNGLTRIPRDTLKTAFRAMRGK
- a CDS encoding DUF4105 domain-containing protein encodes the protein MRFRLPPLRRAALSVLALAPLAAAAPARAQGPAAPADDGLRIVLLTMGPGDAVWEKFGHNAIWVHDPARGTDLAYNYGMFDFAQENFLSNFIKGRMWYWMEGFDAELTLSHYRAQNRSVWAQELNLTPQQAAAMRDFLEANALPQNRFYRYDYYRDNCSTRVRDALDRVLGGALRAASGSAPSGTTYRWHTRRLTADAGDVATYTGLEGGLGPNADRPISRWEEMFLPMKLRDGVRAVRVRDAAGSAVPLVRSERVLFEAARPPERSGPPSRWMAGYLVAGLALAGALLLLASRVARSRLARFGFSALAALWLLFAGTGGWILVALWAFTDHEIAYRNENILQLSPLALPLVLLLPALAYGARWAGRWAERLALAVAALSVLGFVLQVLPGLDQVNGEIIALALPVNLALAWIARRLAAALPPREAAPRRAPAPRRAAAAA
- a CDS encoding ArsC/Spx/MgsR family protein, with the translated sequence MEAQVFGTKSCNETKKALRFFKERRIKTHFVDLKERAASPGELKRFAQKFGWEALLDRQGKRFRERGLHAAHVPESRIPALLEDDPFLLVTPLVRSGNLLAVGWDEGRWREWVKAAP
- a CDS encoding RsmD family RNA methyltransferase; the encoded protein is MRIVRGRWAGRDLVSPPDRRVRPTAEHVRDAWLTLLEPLLPGARVLDLFAGTGALGLEALSRGAKTADFVETRPASLHALRANVAALRVREKTRIFKKDALPFAAALQEGSYDLAFADPPYQSRQLDRLIETWLRTPFAAVLAVEHAHDHALPPGGERHPFDETAVTVYRAG
- the infA gene encoding translation initiation factor IF-1, with the protein product MAKTEAFEMEGVVTEVLPDRNYRVKLDNGHEVLAYAAGRMSKFNIRVLEGDRVKLEMSPYDLSRGRITYRHK